The following nucleotide sequence is from Mangifera indica cultivar Alphonso chromosome 17, CATAS_Mindica_2.1, whole genome shotgun sequence.
GTTGTTTGTGATTGCGGCTTCCGAATATGCTATTCTTTTATTTACAAGGGAGAACAAGAGAGCAACAGAGATGGTGTTGATTTTATAGAATAGAATCTTACTTCCATTGGGTTGGAGCCTTAAAGTCGAAGATGCGACTATGTGATTTTGAACTTGCTACCATGGACAGGAGTTGGAACTAATCAAGATAACCCAAATCAACACTAACCCAGTCTTAGTTAGCCTCGATATTTGgcccaaaaattattttaatgacCCAAACCGAATGATCTGATAacaaattataacaattttgGACTGGGCTTATTTCAATTAAAGCGATGTGTGTCTAAAGTAATTCTCTTAAAAGAAAGTTGGGCTAACGtggaatataaatataatttttttaaataatattatatatatattttatatatataaataaatatatatttatctatattattatattatcagatgtcattttatttttaattcaaaattattaaatcatttaataatatatataaatatatatttatttatacaatatcAATCCTAAAGAGGAGAAATGATTTAAATCtaatcaaaaggaaaaaaagaaaatcaacatgTTCTCAtttctaaacaaaataaaataaaatattattatatattgataatatatatcgtataatatatctataatattatataatttttagtataatttaatatacatatttttttatttatatcatattatattatataaaatatattatatatcatatgatattaaTAAGTATGATTTTAGAcgtttatttaaaaatatttatttatttatattattttatattatatggtgaaaaaacaaaatctttgtATTGTtatgtttattaaaattaattatttaaacttacCCATAAACGTTTACGTcgttaatatgtataaataaatttatataatttatggaTTTATTGCCCCGCACAAATTTATCTAACTCCATTATGACTGCGAGCTTTCAATGCGCTGTCGTCTAGAAAATCGAGTAGTTACTAGCACATGCCCCCTTGATCGCCCCAGACTGGATGCTAAGTATGCAATTAAAACCCCAAATTAACCACTACCACCTAAAGTGTTTTGTCTGTTTATTATTGACCTATCATATAACAACACGTGCCTCTTGATTTCGTAAAAACCAAATATCCCAACCGAACAAACAGAACCCTCGGTTTCTTCTTCTCTCCTCTTCTCCGGTATCAGAATCCAGAGTCATGTTGGAACAATCTGTATCTTTTGTACCCTCAATTTTGGCATCAATGAACAGCTGGTTTACTCCCACTGTCCTATTCGTCTTCCTCAACCTCATGATTGGAACCATTGCTATCACTTCGAGCTTGGCGAATTCCCACAGAGCCAATGACCAACAACACACACAACAAGACCATCCACAGCCCCACCAACTCGCTAGATCTCCCTCTGTGTTGCAGAGACTCAAATCCATTAACTTTTACACTTACAGATCCCCCGAACTAAACTCCATTGTCGCTCAAACTCCTGCTATGGACTCCCATTTGACTTATCATCAATCCACTCCTGGATCTCCTTTGTTACAAAGGCTTAAGTCGATTAATCTCGACAACTATTTGTCTCAAGAATCTCCTACTCATCAACAAGAGAATGAGCGTCAGCAAGAACCACAAGAAGAACGAGAggaggagaaggaaggagataaatacaaatacatcccaaatgaagaagaagacgcTCCTGATCTTGATGAGGTATATCGAAAACTGAAGCGCAGGCACGTAAGCAGGACCAAATCTGATACCGAACCAGTGGGAGGAGAGATACCCAAGAAGCTACcagagaaaatgaagaagtcTGCGAGTACAAAGTCTGCCTTTTCTCACTTCGAAGAAGAAGACATTGTTGAGACCCGTAGGCCTGCAACTGCTAAAGAAGGGAAAGCTAAAGAGACGCAAGTGGTTGACGATGAAGTTGATGCTAAAGCTGATGACTTTATCAACAAGTTTAAGCATCAGTTGAAGTTGCAGAGGATTGATTCCATTATAAGGTACAGGGAGATGATCACTAGAGGAAGCGGAAACTAAACTAGCTATAGCTTTGGTTTcgttgattaattttttttgtttaaattgaaaCTTTAGGAGTCTCTTTCTTGGAATGTAACTGCAGATCTACTGCTTATGTATGCCACTGATATTTCTAGTCTCATTCTGTTTATTCATATGGGGTTGCATGTCCATGGAAGTAAGAAATAGATGCCCGCAGTTGCAGAGGCTTGAATAACAGAAATGCCCGTTGGATTGAAgcgga
It contains:
- the LOC123200209 gene encoding pathogen-associated molecular patterns-induced protein A70-like; amino-acid sequence: MLEQSVSFVPSILASMNSWFTPTVLFVFLNLMIGTIAITSSLANSHRANDQQHTQQDHPQPHQLARSPSVLQRLKSINFYTYRSPELNSIVAQTPAMDSHLTYHQSTPGSPLLQRLKSINLDNYLSQESPTHQQENERQQEPQEEREEEKEGDKYKYIPNEEEDAPDLDEVYRKLKRRHVSRTKSDTEPVGGEIPKKLPEKMKKSASTKSAFSHFEEEDIVETRRPATAKEGKAKETQVVDDEVDAKADDFINKFKHQLKLQRIDSIIRYREMITRGSGN